A single genomic interval of Phocoena sinus isolate mPhoSin1 chromosome 15, mPhoSin1.pri, whole genome shotgun sequence harbors:
- the LOC116740440 gene encoding elongin-B-like has product MAAFATELNGDHVKNQARRGGAGPPGSGTLGASVCAARKGAELPASRRGEAVAGVDVFLKIRRRKTIIFMEGKASSTMFLLKRIVEGILKQLPDEQRLYKDHRFLDDGKILGECGFTSQTQPRVGLALQAGEAFETLPIKPFSSLPELPDVMKPQDPGSSANEQAVP; this is encoded by the exons ATGGCTGCTTTTGCTACAGAGTTGAATGGAGACCACGTG AAAAATCAAGCCAGgcgaggcggggcggggccgcCAGGTTCGGGCACCCTGGGGGCCAGCGTGTGCGCTGCCAGGAAGGGGGCGGAGCTTCCGGCTAGTCGAAGGGGAGAGGCGGTAGCCGGTGTGGACGTGTTCCTCAAAATACGGCGCCGCAAGACCATCATCTTCATGGAAGGCAAAGCGTCCAGCACCATGTTCCTGTTGAAGCGCATCGTCGAGGGCATCCTCAAGCAGCTGCCAGACGAGCAGCGGCTGTACAAGGACCACCGGTTTCTGGACGATGGCAAGATATTGGGTGAGTGTGGCTTCACCAGCCAGACCCAGCCGCGGGTGGGGCTAGCCTTACAGGCAGGTGAAGCATTTGAGACCCTGCCCATCAAGCCCTTCTCCAGCCTACCGGAGTTGCCGGATGTGATGAAGCCGCAGGACCCAGGAAGCAGCGCTAATGAACAAGCTGTGCCATGA